The genomic interval AATTGCCCAAAGAGAAATTTGAATACATGGGCAACACCTCTGTAACCGGAGCGTATCTCTGCCTGCTCTCCAGGAAGCTTCGCTCGGAAGCGGAAGAGATCGCAAAGAAGATGACCTACCTTGAACTCTCAGTCTCCCACTCCTTCATGAACGAATACGTCTCAGGACTGTTCATCCCTCATACGAATATCGATGCGTTTCCGGGTGTGAAGAAGATGATGGGGAAGTAGCGGGCCATTGACAATTGTATACCATGATACTATGATATCATTATATGAATTAACAAAGGAGTTGCATTATGTCCACCCTTGTTGCAACTAATATAAGGCTGCCCGATGAGACCCTGAAGGAACTTAAATACAGGGCAATTGAGGAGAGAAAGAGCGTAAACCAGCTTGTGCGTGAAGCTATTGAGAACTATCTCTCCGTTCAAAAGCAGCCGGAGATGCAAAGGCAGGTGAAAGACCCATTTGAAAATGTTGTAGGCAGTGCAAGGTCAGGCATTAAAGACGGCTCTGTAAAACATGACGAGTATCTTTATCCTGTCAGAAAAAGACGATGAAGATTTTCATAGACACAGGCGCTTTTATTGCCCTTACGGATGCTGACGATGAGTACCACTCAACCGCTAAATATTTCTTTAAGGAAGAAATAAAAACTACAGGCAGTAAATTTCTTACTACAAACTTTGTTGTATGTGAAACAATTAATTATTTACGGGCAAAAGTATCGCATAATACAGCGGTTTCCTTCAGGGAAAATCTTTACAGAAGCAATGTCATTGAAGTTGTTCATGTTAATCCTGCGATAGAAGATGAGGCATTCAGGATTTTCAAACATTACAATGATAAAGATTTCAGCTTTACTGATTGTGTAAGTTTTGCAGCTATGAAGGCAAAAAAGTTAAAAGAGGCTTTTGCCTTTGACAGGCATTTTGAACAATACGGCAATTTCAGGAAACTGCCGTAGCAGAACTTCTCTTGAGCTTTCTGTCTCCCATTCCTTTATGAATGAATACGTCTCTGGACTGTTCATTCCGCATACGAAT from Nitrospirota bacterium carries:
- a CDS encoding CopG family transcriptional regulator, giving the protein MSTLVATNIRLPDETLKELKYRAIEERKSVNQLVREAIENYLSVQKQPEMQRQVKDPFENVVGSARSGIKDGSVKHDEYLYPVRKRR
- a CDS encoding PIN domain-containing protein, with product MKIFIDTGAFIALTDADDEYHSTAKYFFKEEIKTTGSKFLTTNFVVCETINYLRAKVSHNTAVSFRENLYRSNVIEVVHVNPAIEDEAFRIFKHYNDKDFSFTDCVSFAAMKAKKLKEAFAFDRHFEQYGNFRKLP